A genomic segment from Acetomicrobium sp. S15 = DSM 107314 encodes:
- the uvrA gene encoding excinuclease ABC subunit UvrA: MSQWIEVIGARQHNLKDIDVRIPRDRLVVITGPSGSGKSSLAFDTIYAEGQRRYVESLSAYARQFLGVQDKPDVDDISGLSPAISIEQKGVSHNPRSTVGTVTEIYDYLRLLFGRAGVPYCPKCGRPVRRHTLDQIVDLILDQYEGHRLEILSPLVRGKKGEFKNLFLQLRQKGFLRIRVDGVVYWLEDEIPLDKNQRHSIEVVIDRLQVQKEKRDRLSEGVESALRESEGFILLLIDGEREELLTENYVCPSCSISLPEVEPRLFSFNSPYGACPSCSGLGSYQYFSADLAVDPERSVLEGALLPWKTSHYMLRRLEALARYKGWNLNPPFRELPKEVQDAILNGTPDRLPMTYRERGEEYSYIGRYEGLLPWLERRFNETESDAIRDELATYRAEDVCETCKGLRLRQEALSVRIGDYTIGDWVSMPVQALLGHLERVKFPSSDWLIAEQVVKEVKKRLSFMVDVGVGYLTLSRRADTLSGGESQRIRLATQIGSKLSGVLYVLDEPTIGLHPRDTGRLLNTLRSIRDLGNTVIVVEHDRDVMTAADFLVEMGPGAGEMGGRITAVGTPEEVMESVRSLSGPYLTGESSGVVKPPHGVRKPSGWLKVLDASEHNLKHVDLSIPLGVFACISGVSGSGKSTLMYDVLYRGLRRKLDRNFRERAGAHRDIVGFEGIKKVVLVDQSPIGRTPRSNPATYTGVFTPIREFFAQLPEAKLRGYGPGRFSFNVKGGRCEACRGEGKMRVSMLFMPDVYVTCEVCGGKRYNKETLEVRYKGLSIADVLELTVDEALELFKDIPSIASKMKVIQEAGLGYIRLGQPATTLSGGEAQRVKLSYELSKRFTGSILYLLDEPTTGLHYLDVKKLLILLHKLVDQGNSLLVIEHNLDVLASSDYVIDLGPEGGDEGGYVVAEGTPEEVASGGVGYTAEHLARFFGQLKVAVS, encoded by the coding sequence GTGTCGCAGTGGATCGAAGTGATAGGCGCAAGGCAACACAACCTAAAAGACATCGACGTGCGCATTCCTCGAGATAGGCTTGTGGTAATAACCGGTCCTTCCGGGTCGGGCAAATCGTCCCTCGCTTTCGACACCATCTATGCCGAAGGACAACGCCGCTATGTAGAGTCCCTTTCTGCCTACGCTCGCCAATTTCTGGGCGTACAGGATAAACCTGATGTGGACGATATTTCCGGCCTCTCGCCCGCGATATCGATAGAACAGAAGGGCGTCTCTCACAATCCTCGTTCCACCGTAGGGACTGTGACCGAGATATACGACTATCTGCGCCTTCTCTTCGGACGGGCAGGTGTGCCGTATTGTCCGAAATGTGGCAGACCGGTACGCCGTCACACTCTGGACCAAATAGTGGACCTCATTCTGGATCAATACGAGGGGCATCGCCTTGAGATACTATCTCCCTTGGTCCGCGGGAAAAAGGGAGAATTTAAAAATCTATTCTTGCAGCTTCGCCAAAAGGGGTTCCTTCGAATTCGCGTCGATGGGGTCGTCTACTGGCTTGAAGATGAAATTCCCTTGGATAAAAACCAGAGGCATTCTATCGAGGTGGTAATTGACAGGCTGCAGGTGCAGAAGGAGAAGAGAGATCGGTTAAGCGAAGGCGTGGAATCCGCCTTGAGAGAGAGTGAAGGTTTTATCCTTTTATTGATAGATGGTGAAAGAGAGGAACTTCTGACGGAGAATTACGTCTGCCCGAGCTGTTCCATATCGCTGCCGGAGGTGGAGCCTCGCCTGTTTTCCTTCAATAGTCCCTATGGAGCTTGTCCGTCTTGCTCCGGTCTCGGCAGTTATCAGTACTTTTCAGCCGACTTAGCTGTCGATCCCGAGCGTTCGGTCCTCGAAGGGGCACTCCTTCCGTGGAAGACGAGCCACTATATGCTGCGCAGGTTGGAAGCGCTCGCAAGATATAAGGGCTGGAATTTGAACCCTCCTTTTCGCGAACTTCCCAAAGAAGTGCAGGACGCGATCCTGAACGGCACCCCGGACCGCTTGCCGATGACGTACAGGGAAAGAGGAGAGGAGTATTCGTATATAGGGCGGTACGAAGGGTTACTGCCATGGCTTGAGCGCCGCTTTAACGAGACGGAATCGGACGCGATACGCGACGAACTGGCCACCTATCGTGCCGAAGACGTGTGCGAGACATGCAAGGGATTGCGCCTGCGCCAAGAGGCGCTCTCTGTGCGGATAGGCGATTACACCATCGGAGATTGGGTCTCTATGCCGGTTCAGGCGCTCTTGGGCCATCTTGAGAGGGTGAAATTTCCCTCGTCGGATTGGTTGATCGCGGAGCAAGTGGTAAAAGAGGTCAAAAAGCGCCTTTCCTTTATGGTCGATGTGGGAGTAGGCTACCTCACTCTTTCGCGAAGGGCCGATACGCTTAGCGGCGGCGAAAGTCAGCGCATCAGATTGGCTACGCAAATAGGCTCTAAGCTCTCTGGTGTGTTGTATGTGCTCGATGAGCCGACCATAGGCCTCCACCCTCGAGATACGGGCCGGCTCCTCAATACGCTGCGTTCCATCCGCGACCTGGGCAATACTGTCATCGTCGTCGAGCACGACAGAGACGTCATGACGGCTGCCGACTTCCTCGTGGAGATGGGCCCTGGAGCTGGCGAAATGGGGGGCAGGATCACGGCAGTCGGCACGCCTGAGGAGGTAATGGAAAGTGTCCGTTCTTTGAGCGGGCCATACCTGACGGGCGAGAGCTCCGGAGTGGTGAAACCCCCTCATGGTGTACGAAAGCCTTCGGGATGGCTAAAGGTTTTAGACGCATCGGAGCACAACCTAAAGCATGTAGATCTGTCTATACCATTAGGCGTCTTTGCCTGCATAAGCGGCGTTTCTGGATCGGGAAAGAGCACGCTCATGTACGATGTGCTTTACAGGGGGCTCAGACGTAAGCTCGACAGGAACTTCAGAGAAAGGGCGGGGGCGCATCGCGATATCGTGGGTTTCGAAGGCATCAAGAAGGTAGTCCTCGTCGATCAAAGTCCCATCGGCAGAACTCCTCGGTCCAATCCGGCCACCTACACCGGAGTCTTTACCCCCATAAGGGAGTTTTTTGCCCAGCTCCCCGAAGCCAAGCTTCGGGGGTACGGTCCGGGGCGCTTCAGCTTCAACGTCAAAGGAGGGCGATGCGAGGCCTGTCGCGGAGAGGGGAAGATGCGCGTTTCCATGCTCTTCATGCCCGACGTGTATGTGACCTGCGAGGTCTGCGGCGGCAAGCGCTATAACAAAGAGACGCTCGAGGTGCGTTATAAGGGTTTGAGCATTGCGGATGTGCTTGAGCTCACAGTAGATGAGGCCCTTGAGTTATTCAAAGACATACCGAGCATCGCATCCAAGATGAAAGTGATTCAAGAAGCCGGTTTAGGATATATTCGCCTCGGTCAGCCAGCTACTACGTTGAGCGGCGGCGAGGCACAGAGGGTAAAGCTTTCATACGAACTCAGCAAGCGCTTCACCGGTTCAATTTTATATCTTTTGGATGAACCGACGACGGGACTGCATTACCTGGATGTCAAAAAACTCCTCATCCTTCTCCATAAGCTCGTAGATCAGGGCAACTCGCTGCTCGTCATAGAACACAATTTGGATGTCCTGGCCTCGTCGGATTACGTCATAGACCTGGGACCAGAAGGTGGAGACGAAGGAGGATATGTAGTTGCAGAGGGAACCCCAGAGGAAGTCGCTTCCGGCGGAGTGGGGTATACGGCAGAGCACCTGGCGCGCTTCTTTGGACAGTTGAAGGTGGCTGTCTCTTGA
- the uvrB gene encoding excinuclease ABC subunit UvrB, which produces MDEDRFVIQAPWPPAGDQPKAIEALIEGLDREERFQTLMGVTGSGKTFTIANVIAAIQRPTLVIAHNKTLAAQLYSEFREFFPHNAVHYFVSYYDYYQPEAYVPEHDLYIEKDASINERIEKLRLATTKSLLERRDVIVVASVSCIYGLGKRKAYEEVVMRFSAGERWGRRRFMEKLLENYYVRNDLVLEPGNFRVRGDVVEVYPAYSDSALRIAFFDDEIETIEEFDPLTGKRVEKKERAAVYPAQHYVTSSAAIADALLLIEEELKLRVAQLQSEGKLVEAQRLEARTRYDMEMMAEVGYCSGIENYSRYLDGRAPGEPPGTLLDFFPHDFLMVIDESHITVPQIQGMYNGDRARKETLVAHGFRLPSCLDNRPLRWEEFMQYMRQVIFVSATPGDWELEVSSQVVEQIVRPTGVLDPVVEVVPAKNQVDDLIDRLRSVTEKGERALVTTLTKRSAEDMAEYLADLGFKVRYIHSELDTFERAEAIRDLRMGEISVLVGVNLLREGLDLPEVTLVAILDADREGFLRSGRSLIQMIGRAARNTASTVVLYADEETGGIRRAVEETRRRRKIQERYNEEHGIVPETIKKAVVSFLPAELNPSSFIGKKAPPRESLEEMSVAELERIMWEAVERLNFEEAAKVRDLIAQKRGGDWRRVAVDRSDRRKATQPKRHRRAHSSR; this is translated from the coding sequence ATGGATGAGGATCGTTTTGTAATACAAGCCCCATGGCCTCCTGCAGGCGATCAGCCGAAAGCGATTGAGGCCTTGATCGAGGGACTCGACAGGGAAGAGCGATTTCAGACTTTAATGGGGGTAACTGGAAGCGGCAAAACTTTCACAATAGCAAATGTCATAGCTGCCATTCAGCGTCCCACCTTAGTAATAGCTCATAATAAGACGCTGGCTGCGCAGCTATACAGCGAATTCAGGGAATTTTTCCCCCATAACGCTGTCCATTATTTTGTCAGCTACTACGACTATTATCAACCTGAGGCATATGTCCCAGAGCATGACCTTTATATAGAAAAAGATGCCTCCATAAATGAGCGCATAGAGAAATTGCGCCTTGCCACGACGAAGTCCTTGCTGGAACGGCGAGATGTCATTGTCGTGGCAAGTGTGTCGTGTATATATGGGTTGGGCAAGCGCAAGGCTTACGAGGAAGTTGTGATGCGCTTTTCCGCCGGAGAGCGGTGGGGGCGCAGGCGTTTCATGGAAAAACTTTTGGAGAACTACTATGTGAGAAATGACCTCGTCCTCGAACCCGGAAATTTCAGGGTGCGAGGGGACGTGGTAGAGGTTTATCCGGCTTATAGCGACAGCGCGCTCAGGATAGCCTTCTTCGACGACGAGATAGAGACGATAGAGGAGTTCGATCCTTTGACCGGAAAGAGGGTCGAAAAGAAGGAAAGGGCGGCCGTATATCCAGCTCAGCACTACGTAACCTCGAGCGCTGCCATAGCCGATGCTTTGCTTTTGATAGAAGAAGAACTGAAGCTTCGTGTTGCGCAATTGCAGTCCGAAGGCAAGCTCGTCGAGGCCCAACGTTTGGAGGCGCGTACCCGATATGACATGGAGATGATGGCCGAGGTTGGCTATTGCTCCGGAATAGAGAACTACTCGCGCTATCTCGACGGAAGAGCTCCGGGCGAACCGCCTGGGACGCTGCTCGATTTCTTCCCTCACGACTTTCTCATGGTGATAGACGAGTCTCACATCACGGTGCCGCAGATCCAGGGCATGTACAACGGCGACAGAGCTCGAAAAGAGACGTTAGTCGCCCACGGATTTCGCCTCCCCTCCTGTCTCGATAACCGGCCCTTGCGATGGGAGGAGTTTATGCAGTATATGAGGCAGGTTATCTTCGTCTCCGCCACCCCGGGGGATTGGGAGTTGGAAGTTTCATCGCAAGTGGTTGAACAGATAGTGCGCCCAACAGGCGTCCTCGACCCCGTTGTGGAGGTCGTGCCGGCCAAGAACCAGGTTGACGACCTCATCGACAGGCTGCGTTCTGTGACCGAAAAGGGAGAGAGAGCGCTGGTTACGACGCTCACGAAGCGCTCGGCCGAAGATATGGCCGAGTATCTGGCGGACCTCGGCTTCAAAGTGCGATATATCCATTCGGAGCTCGATACGTTTGAAAGGGCTGAAGCCATAAGAGACCTGCGCATGGGCGAGATAAGCGTATTAGTCGGCGTCAACCTGCTGAGAGAGGGCTTGGACCTGCCTGAGGTAACCTTAGTGGCCATACTCGATGCCGACAGGGAAGGCTTCTTGCGCTCGGGCCGCTCTCTCATCCAAATGATAGGTCGAGCGGCGCGGAATACGGCGAGCACCGTTGTCCTCTACGCCGATGAGGAAACGGGTGGTATCCGTCGTGCCGTGGAGGAGACCAGGCGCAGGAGAAAGATCCAAGAGCGATATAACGAAGAACACGGCATAGTGCCGGAGACGATAAAAAAGGCGGTAGTATCGTTTCTTCCTGCCGAACTGAACCCTTCAAGCTTTATCGGTAAAAAAGCACCCCCGAGAGAAAGTTTGGAAGAGATGTCTGTAGCCGAATTGGAGCGCATTATGTGGGAAGCCGTGGAACGGCTCAATTTCGAGGAAGCGGCCAAAGTGCGCGATCTTATAGCTCAAAAGAGGGGAGGTGACTGGCGGCGTGTCGCAGTGGATCGAAGTGATAGGCGCAAGGCAACACAACCTAAAAGACATCGACGTGCGCATTCCTCGAGATAG
- the rlmB gene encoding 23S rRNA (guanosine(2251)-2'-O)-methyltransferase RlmB, with the protein MRKPFEVGDLCFGRHPVLDLLRADPKRCLKLYLSRSAEEPFRRRVIAMAKGGGIPVQYVEMSFLDRLAPLSVHQGVVARVAPVTLLDFWEFVEDIPPSPEPLLVVLLDHVKDPQNLGAIVRTAEACGAAGLLLPKRRAALPTGSVVKASAGAVFRVPIVSIVNVARAIGDLQELGFFSVGLDAAGERSLFAGSLPERLLLVIGEESGLSRLAKEHCDEIRKIPMRGKGESLNVSVAASIGMYEWFRARESTS; encoded by the coding sequence TTGAGAAAACCCTTCGAAGTCGGAGATCTCTGTTTCGGTCGTCATCCCGTTTTGGATCTATTGAGGGCCGACCCCAAGCGTTGCCTTAAGTTATATCTGTCTCGCTCGGCAGAGGAGCCCTTCCGCCGGCGCGTCATCGCTATGGCCAAAGGCGGGGGAATACCCGTGCAGTATGTAGAGATGTCCTTTCTTGACCGCTTAGCGCCCCTGTCAGTCCATCAAGGCGTGGTCGCACGGGTGGCGCCGGTCACACTTCTTGACTTCTGGGAATTCGTGGAGGACATTCCGCCTTCGCCCGAACCATTGCTCGTCGTCTTGTTGGATCACGTGAAAGACCCACAAAATTTGGGGGCCATCGTAAGGACGGCGGAAGCTTGTGGCGCTGCCGGCCTCCTGCTTCCTAAGCGCAGGGCCGCTCTTCCCACGGGGAGTGTAGTCAAGGCGAGCGCGGGTGCCGTCTTTCGCGTGCCTATCGTGTCCATTGTTAACGTCGCCAGAGCGATAGGCGATTTGCAGGAGCTTGGGTTCTTTAGCGTCGGGCTCGACGCTGCGGGGGAAAGATCTCTCTTTGCCGGGTCTCTGCCCGAGAGGTTGCTTTTGGTTATCGGGGAAGAATCGGGCCTTAGTAGGCTTGCGAAAGAGCACTGTGATGAAATTAGGAAGATTCCTATGCGCGGGAAGGGCGAATCTCTCAATGTCTCCGTCGCGGCTTCCATAGGTATGTATGAATGGTTTCGAGCCAGAGAAAGCACCTCCTGA